In Achromobacter spanius, the following proteins share a genomic window:
- a CDS encoding molybdopterin guanine dinucleotide-containing S/N-oxide reductase produces the protein MNDPVFPPARPDTDSKPHSAHWGVFSAAWKDGALKVLPYPGDPDPNPLIQNFTNALDHPVRVTAPMVRRGWLERGPGPDASRGRDDYVQVSWEDALDLLAAELQRVKNLHGAQGVFGGSYGWSSAGRFHHAQSQVHRFLNTALGGYVRSVNSYSAGASGVILPHILGSMDDVARRNVTWEQIVAHTDVVLAFGGMALKNSRVASGGISRHIERESMRQAAARGCRFINISPLASDFPADADAQWVQAVPGTDVALMLALVHDVVANGRHDRAFLAEFCDGWEGFEDYLMGRQDGQAKDANWAAPLCGLPAAKITELARLLPGKRVLVTVSHSLQRAEHGEQPVWMAAVLAAALGQLGLPGGGYAYALGTLAHYGKRSNAVPVASLPQGMNGVKDFIPVARISDMLLHPGQPFDYNGKRMRYPHIRLAYWAGGNPFHHHQDLKRLTRAFATLDTFIVHEIGWTATARHADIVLPCTMTLEREDIGGSATDPLLVAMHRIAAPNGQARDDYDIFTDLSDRLGTRDAFTEGRTSGEWLRHLYEKTRLALQDQGRDAPSFEQFWERGELPLPQQDDDGGILRAFRNDPAGKPLPTPSGKVQISSQVIAGFGYADCPGHPAWLPPEDAPTADYPLFLVANQPATRLHSQLDFGAHSVSQKRQGREVCTLHPQDAAARGIAEGDIVRLFNGRGACLASATLSTAIMPGVAQLPTGAWYDPVTDASGNVVLCGHGNPNILTRDVGTSSLAQGCSGQLTAVQVERYDGVLPPMRAFDAPRAV, from the coding sequence ATGAACGACCCCGTCTTCCCGCCGGCCCGTCCGGACACCGACAGCAAGCCCCACAGCGCCCACTGGGGCGTGTTTTCCGCCGCCTGGAAAGACGGCGCGCTGAAGGTGCTGCCGTATCCCGGCGACCCGGACCCCAACCCGCTGATCCAGAACTTCACCAATGCGCTGGACCACCCCGTACGCGTTACCGCGCCCATGGTGCGGCGCGGTTGGCTGGAACGCGGGCCGGGGCCGGACGCCAGCCGGGGCCGCGACGACTACGTGCAGGTCAGTTGGGAGGATGCGCTGGACCTGTTGGCCGCTGAACTACAACGCGTCAAGAATCTGCATGGCGCGCAAGGCGTGTTCGGCGGGTCTTACGGCTGGTCCAGCGCGGGCCGTTTTCATCATGCCCAAAGCCAGGTGCACCGCTTCCTGAATACGGCGCTGGGCGGCTACGTGCGTTCGGTCAACAGCTACAGCGCGGGTGCGTCGGGCGTGATCCTGCCGCATATCCTGGGCAGCATGGACGACGTGGCGCGCCGCAACGTCACGTGGGAACAGATCGTGGCGCACACGGATGTGGTGCTGGCGTTCGGCGGCATGGCGTTGAAGAATTCACGCGTGGCCAGCGGCGGCATCAGCCGTCACATCGAACGCGAGTCCATGCGCCAGGCCGCCGCGCGCGGTTGCCGCTTTATCAACATCAGCCCCTTGGCCAGCGACTTTCCGGCGGACGCCGACGCGCAATGGGTGCAGGCCGTGCCCGGCACCGATGTGGCGCTGATGCTTGCGCTGGTGCATGACGTGGTCGCCAACGGCAGGCATGACCGAGCCTTCCTGGCCGAGTTCTGCGACGGCTGGGAAGGCTTTGAAGACTATCTGATGGGCCGCCAGGACGGGCAAGCCAAAGACGCGAACTGGGCCGCCCCCCTTTGCGGCCTGCCGGCGGCAAAGATCACTGAACTGGCGCGCCTGTTGCCCGGCAAGCGCGTGCTGGTGACCGTTTCGCATTCGTTGCAGCGCGCCGAACACGGCGAGCAGCCGGTCTGGATGGCCGCCGTGCTGGCGGCCGCCTTGGGCCAACTGGGTTTGCCTGGCGGGGGTTACGCCTATGCGCTGGGCACGCTGGCGCACTACGGCAAGCGCAGCAACGCCGTACCGGTGGCGTCATTGCCGCAAGGCATGAATGGGGTGAAGGACTTCATTCCGGTCGCGCGTATTTCCGACATGCTGCTGCATCCCGGCCAGCCCTTTGACTACAACGGCAAGCGCATGCGGTATCCCCACATCCGCCTGGCGTACTGGGCGGGCGGCAACCCCTTCCACCATCATCAAGACCTGAAGCGCCTGACCCGCGCGTTCGCCACGCTGGACACCTTCATCGTCCATGAAATCGGCTGGACCGCTACCGCGCGCCATGCCGACATCGTGCTGCCCTGCACGATGACGCTGGAACGTGAAGACATCGGCGGTTCGGCAACCGACCCGCTGCTGGTGGCCATGCACCGCATCGCCGCGCCCAATGGCCAGGCACGCGATGACTACGACATATTCACGGACCTGTCCGACCGCCTGGGCACGCGCGACGCATTTACCGAAGGGCGGACCAGCGGCGAATGGCTGCGCCACCTGTACGAAAAAACGCGCCTGGCATTGCAAGACCAGGGCCGGGACGCGCCCAGCTTCGAGCAGTTCTGGGAACGGGGCGAATTGCCGCTGCCCCAACAAGATGACGACGGCGGCATCTTGCGCGCGTTCCGCAACGACCCGGCCGGCAAGCCCTTGCCCACGCCTAGCGGCAAGGTGCAGATCAGTTCCCAGGTGATCGCGGGCTTTGGCTACGCGGACTGTCCGGGCCACCCGGCGTGGTTGCCACCCGAAGACGCGCCCACCGCTGACTACCCCTTGTTCCTGGTGGCCAATCAACCCGCTACCCGGCTGCATAGCCAACTGGACTTTGGCGCACACAGCGTGTCGCAAAAGCGGCAAGGCCGTGAAGTGTGCACGCTGCATCCGCAGGACGCCGCCGCGCGCGGCATTGCGGAAGGCGATATCGTGCGCCTGTTCAATGGACGTGGCGCCTGCCTGGCCAGCGCCACCCTCAGCACGGCCATCATGCCCGGCGTAGCGCAACTGCCCACCGGCGCCTGGTACGACCCCGTGACAGACGCCAGCGGCAACGTGGTGCTGTGCGGCCACGGCAACCCGAACATCCTGACGCGCGACGTCGGCACGTCGTCGCTGGCGCAGGGATGTAGCGGGCAACTGACGGCGGTGCAGGTTGAGCGCTATGACGGCGTGTTGCCGCCCATGCGGGCATTCGACGCGCCACGGGCGGTCTAG
- a CDS encoding sulfurtransferase yields MSNTLIGAAELHRALAQAGRDDIVVLDCGFDLADPQAGRRQYEAGHLPGAAYVHLDDTLSGVKTGKNGRHPLPDRAGFARAMAALGIGSQTQVVAYDNAGGMFAARLWWLLRWIGHDAVAVLDGGVAAWKAAGYPLTTEAPPERAAGQLPVGDSLQPTIDYPQMRQALNAGRHVVLDARAPDRYRGENETLDAVGGHIPGARNRFFRDNLAPDGRFLSPERLRQEFTSRMNGRAPADVINQCGSGVTACHNLLAMEVAGLTGAALYPGSWSEWSAQAGAPIATGPEA; encoded by the coding sequence ATGAGCAACACCTTGATCGGCGCGGCCGAGCTGCACCGCGCGCTGGCCCAGGCGGGGCGGGACGACATCGTGGTCCTGGACTGCGGCTTTGACCTGGCGGACCCGCAAGCGGGGCGTCGCCAGTATGAAGCGGGCCATCTGCCCGGCGCGGCCTACGTGCATCTGGACGACACGCTCAGCGGCGTGAAAACAGGCAAGAACGGACGCCATCCCCTGCCGGATCGCGCCGGGTTCGCCCGCGCGATGGCCGCGCTGGGCATCGGCAGCCAGACGCAGGTGGTCGCCTACGACAACGCGGGCGGCATGTTCGCCGCGCGCCTGTGGTGGCTGCTGCGCTGGATCGGGCACGACGCCGTGGCGGTGCTGGACGGCGGCGTCGCGGCATGGAAGGCCGCCGGCTACCCGCTCACCACGGAGGCGCCGCCCGAGCGAGCCGCCGGCCAACTGCCGGTGGGCGACAGCCTTCAGCCCACCATCGACTACCCGCAAATGCGCCAGGCGCTTAACGCAGGCAGGCACGTCGTGCTGGATGCGCGCGCGCCTGACCGCTATCGCGGTGAAAACGAAACGCTGGACGCGGTGGGCGGCCACATACCCGGCGCGCGCAATCGCTTCTTCCGCGACAACCTCGCGCCCGACGGCCGCTTTCTGTCGCCCGAACGACTGCGTCAGGAGTTCACGTCGCGCATGAACGGCCGCGCGCCGGCCGACGTCATCAACCAATGCGGTTCCGGCGTCACGGCCTGCCACAACCTGCTTGCCATGGAAGTCGCCGGACTGACAGGCGCGGCCCTGTACCCCGGCTCGTGGAGCGAATGGAGCGCGCAAGCCGGCGCGCCCATCGCCACCGGCCCTGAAGCGTAG
- a CDS encoding Bug family tripartite tricarboxylate transporter substrate binding protein, producing the protein MGNSFASRFVRQFGGRAAVVAGLGLISLAGGTAQAAFPDRPITLVVGFPPGGGGDLYGRLIATAMGKEIGQTVIVENRPGAGGNIAAGLVAKAPPDGYTILLAMSGNLAVSPALKPKTLPYKVPEDFAPIGLILEAPHGLFVATQSRFKTAQEVIQAAKAKELTFASTGTGGAAHIGMETIKELGHLKLLHVPYKGSGPAITDMMGGQIDMFFATASPLVPQVQQGQLRVLALTGSKRSPILPDVPTFKELGIDMTMTQWYGLAAPAGTPPDVVKVLSDNLSRALKEPSVQNAIRKDSAMEHDLPMDQFKQYIVEDIANYRKAATPALLKQIGQ; encoded by the coding sequence ATGGGCAATTCTTTCGCAAGCCGGTTTGTCCGGCAGTTTGGGGGCCGCGCCGCCGTGGTGGCGGGCCTGGGTTTGATCAGCTTGGCGGGCGGCACGGCGCAGGCCGCGTTTCCCGACCGCCCCATCACGCTGGTGGTGGGCTTTCCGCCGGGCGGCGGCGGCGACCTTTACGGACGCCTGATCGCCACCGCCATGGGTAAAGAGATCGGCCAGACCGTCATCGTTGAAAACCGGCCCGGCGCGGGCGGCAACATCGCCGCGGGCCTGGTCGCCAAGGCGCCGCCCGACGGCTACACCATCCTGCTGGCCATGAGCGGCAACCTGGCGGTGTCGCCTGCCTTGAAGCCCAAGACCCTGCCGTACAAAGTGCCGGAAGACTTTGCCCCCATCGGCTTGATCCTGGAAGCGCCGCACGGCCTGTTCGTGGCCACGCAGTCGCGCTTCAAGACCGCGCAGGAAGTGATCCAGGCCGCGAAGGCAAAGGAGCTGACCTTTGCCTCCACCGGCACGGGCGGGGCCGCCCACATCGGCATGGAAACCATCAAAGAGCTGGGACACCTGAAGCTGCTGCACGTGCCATACAAGGGATCCGGCCCGGCCATCACCGACATGATGGGCGGACAGATCGATATGTTCTTCGCCACCGCATCGCCCTTGGTGCCGCAGGTGCAGCAAGGCCAGTTGCGCGTGCTGGCCCTGACCGGCAGCAAGCGCAGCCCGATCCTGCCGGACGTACCCACATTCAAGGAGCTGGGCATCGACATGACAATGACGCAGTGGTACGGCCTGGCGGCGCCCGCCGGCACGCCGCCCGACGTGGTCAAGGTGCTGTCCGACAACCTTTCGCGCGCCTTGAAAGAACCGTCGGTGCAGAACGCCATCCGCAAGGACTCCGCCATGGAACACGACTTGCCGATGGACCAGTTCAAGCAGTACATCGTTGAAGACATCGCCAACTACCGTAAAGCCGCCACCCCCGCCCTGCTCAAGCAGATCGGGCAATAA
- the purB gene encoding adenylosuccinate lyase, giving the protein MPVSVFDMQSLQHLWSTDELRDIFSEENRIQKWLDFEAALAEAQAELGIIPEAAAREIRAQANISNIDITQMSAEIRRIKHSLVPALKQLQARCGPDHGEWVHYGATTQDVVDTGVALQLKQVHGVILRDVTAVGQELARLALTHRDTPMAGRTHGVQALPITFGHKCAVWLDELSRHHDRLKECEARMLVGMVAGAVGSQASLGEQAEEVERRTLAKLGLAAPAVSWAPARDRFTEYALVLAMLGATLSKIGNELFNMQRNEFGEVEEAFSAGKLGSSTMPHKRNPTSAENLAGLCRPLRANAALMLEGMVQEGERDGIAWKIEWKALPECCLIAGAMLFQAKNLLAGLRVDADAMALNLDRMRGYLLSEHVMLELSERVGKQTAHEWIYDASMHGITHKLDFAQALRQHKDLAALLGEAEILRLTDPAGYLGQCAASVDRVVQQHQAGWLDA; this is encoded by the coding sequence ATGCCCGTTTCCGTTTTCGATATGCAGTCGCTCCAGCATCTGTGGAGCACCGACGAACTGCGCGACATCTTCTCGGAAGAGAACCGCATCCAGAAGTGGCTGGACTTTGAAGCGGCGCTGGCCGAAGCGCAGGCCGAGCTGGGCATCATTCCAGAGGCCGCCGCCCGCGAGATCCGTGCCCAGGCCAATATTTCCAACATCGACATCACGCAGATGTCGGCCGAGATTCGCCGCATCAAGCATTCGCTGGTGCCCGCGCTGAAGCAATTGCAGGCACGTTGCGGACCGGATCATGGCGAATGGGTGCACTACGGCGCCACCACGCAAGACGTGGTGGATACCGGCGTGGCCTTGCAGCTTAAGCAGGTGCATGGCGTCATCCTGCGCGACGTGACCGCCGTGGGGCAGGAACTGGCGCGCCTGGCGCTGACGCATCGCGACACGCCCATGGCGGGGCGCACGCACGGCGTGCAGGCGCTGCCGATCACCTTCGGCCACAAATGCGCGGTCTGGCTGGACGAGCTGTCGCGCCATCACGACCGCCTGAAAGAATGCGAAGCGCGCATGCTCGTGGGCATGGTGGCCGGCGCGGTGGGCAGCCAGGCCTCGCTGGGCGAGCAGGCCGAAGAGGTCGAACGCCGCACGCTGGCCAAGCTGGGGCTGGCCGCGCCCGCCGTCAGTTGGGCGCCCGCGCGCGACCGCTTCACCGAGTACGCGCTGGTGCTGGCCATGCTGGGCGCCACCTTGTCGAAGATCGGCAACGAACTCTTCAACATGCAAAGAAACGAATTCGGCGAAGTGGAAGAGGCGTTCTCGGCGGGCAAGCTGGGCTCGTCGACCATGCCGCACAAGCGCAACCCCACGTCCGCCGAGAACCTGGCGGGCCTGTGCCGCCCCCTGCGCGCCAACGCGGCGCTGATGCTGGAAGGCATGGTGCAGGAAGGCGAGCGCGACGGCATTGCCTGGAAGATCGAATGGAAAGCCCTGCCCGAATGCTGCCTGATTGCCGGCGCCATGCTGTTCCAGGCCAAGAACCTGCTGGCCGGGTTGCGGGTGGACGCGGACGCCATGGCGTTGAACCTGGACCGCATGCGGGGCTACCTGCTGTCCGAACACGTGATGCTGGAACTGTCCGAGCGCGTGGGCAAGCAGACCGCCCACGAATGGATCTACGACGCATCCATGCATGGCATCACGCACAAGCTCGATTTCGCCCAGGCGCTGCGCCAGCATAAGGACCTGGCGGCGCTGCTGGGCGAAGCAGAGATCCTGCGCCTGACCGACCCCGCAGGTTACCTGGGGCAGTGCGCGGCATCGGTGGACAGGGTGGTGCAACAGCATCAGGCCGGGTGGCTCGACGCCTAG
- a CDS encoding FAD-binding oxidoreductase: MPNQSDAFATALGAIVGPAQVLTAAADTARYTSDWRRNFPGAARAVVRPATTQEVSQVVALCAAQGVAVVPQGGNTGLVGGSTPDASGRELVLSLDRMTAVRRVDALDNSMTLEAGCTVLAAQQAAANVGRLFALSLASEGSATVGGVVSTNAGGKQVLRYGNTRDLTLGLEVVLADGSVLNQLGTLRKDNTGYDLKQWFIGAEGTLGVVTAASFKLYAPPRKVVTAWVAVPTPQAAVDLLARLTDAVGERVTAFELIGQQTLAQVLTHPLDGMRDPLAQPAPWMVLFDVSETSALMDPEPAVHGVLEAAMEDGGVTNAVIAASHRQAHELWALREHVPEAQRLDGPSIKHDISVAVSRIPEFIATADSRLQALMPGIRIVCFGHVGDGNLHYNQSKPLAMDDAAFRAQEDAVHDIVHEVAAALGGSISAEHGIGRLKQQAFLQFKPAVSVELMQRIKHALDPLGTFNPGRLLPRPAPKLS, translated from the coding sequence ATGCCCAATCAAAGTGATGCATTCGCCACGGCGCTGGGCGCCATCGTGGGCCCCGCGCAGGTACTGACCGCGGCGGCGGACACGGCCCGCTACACGTCCGACTGGCGCCGCAACTTCCCCGGCGCGGCGCGCGCCGTGGTGCGTCCGGCCACGACGCAGGAGGTGTCGCAGGTGGTGGCGCTGTGCGCCGCGCAAGGCGTGGCCGTGGTGCCGCAGGGCGGCAACACCGGGCTGGTCGGCGGATCCACGCCCGATGCCTCGGGCCGGGAACTGGTGCTCAGCCTGGACCGCATGACGGCAGTGCGCCGCGTGGACGCGCTGGACAACAGCATGACGCTGGAGGCCGGCTGCACGGTGCTTGCCGCGCAACAGGCGGCCGCGAACGTGGGCCGCTTGTTTGCCCTGTCGCTGGCCTCGGAAGGCAGCGCCACGGTGGGCGGTGTGGTGTCCACCAACGCGGGTGGCAAACAGGTGCTGCGCTACGGCAACACGCGCGACCTGACACTCGGCCTGGAAGTGGTGCTGGCCGACGGCAGCGTGCTGAATCAACTGGGCACGCTGCGCAAGGACAACACCGGCTACGACCTGAAGCAATGGTTCATCGGCGCCGAAGGCACGCTGGGCGTGGTGACCGCCGCGTCCTTCAAGCTGTACGCGCCGCCGCGCAAGGTGGTGACCGCCTGGGTGGCGGTGCCCACGCCGCAAGCGGCGGTGGATCTGCTGGCCCGGCTGACCGACGCCGTGGGCGAACGGGTCACGGCCTTTGAACTGATCGGCCAACAGACTTTGGCCCAAGTGCTTACGCACCCGCTGGATGGCATGCGCGACCCCCTGGCCCAGCCCGCGCCCTGGATGGTGCTGTTCGATGTGTCCGAGACATCCGCCTTGATGGACCCCGAGCCCGCCGTTCACGGCGTGCTGGAAGCGGCCATGGAAGACGGCGGCGTGACCAATGCGGTGATCGCGGCATCCCACCGCCAGGCACATGAACTATGGGCCCTGCGCGAACATGTGCCCGAAGCCCAGCGGCTGGACGGCCCGTCCATCAAGCACGACATTTCGGTGGCGGTATCCCGCATCCCCGAATTCATCGCCACCGCCGACAGCCGCTTGCAGGCGCTGATGCCCGGCATCCGCATCGTCTGCTTCGGCCATGTGGGCGACGGCAATCTTCACTACAACCAAAGCAAACCGCTGGCGATGGACGACGCGGCTTTCCGTGCCCAGGAAGACGCGGTACATGACATCGTGCACGAAGTCGCCGCCGCGCTGGGCGGTTCGATTTCCGCCGAGCACGGCATCGGCCGGCTCAAGCAGCAAGCGTTTCTGCAATTCAAACCCGCCGTGTCCGTCGAGCTCATGCAGCGCATCAAGCATGCGCTGGACCCGCTGGGCACCTTCAATCCGGGACGCCTGTTGCCGCGCCCCGCCCCCAAGCTTTCCTAA